A genome region from Triticum aestivum cultivar Chinese Spring chromosome 2B, IWGSC CS RefSeq v2.1, whole genome shotgun sequence includes the following:
- the LOC123043270 gene encoding fatty acid amide hydrolase, translated as MGGGSGGRGKGMPRAMAPAEEVDVAAVRYRPAELQAPHLIGFPLRAFVWLLESPLLGPLLTSLLKKQNNMTQMLQRTVIPERPMFYPEYPPQEPERGVLTLEEDRDPVDRVEEALSCLVPYDPSGRFTSTDEKNPFLYWKIRDFAYAYRSGITTPSAVAELVIAGVEEWNNKKPPMPMLIHFNANDLRKQADASTKRFEQGSPISVLDGIFFAVKDDIDCLPYPSKSATTFFDEIRPVEKDAVAVSRLRKCGVIFIGKANMHELGLGVTGNNPNYGTVRNPHSIDRYTGGSSSGPAALVSSGLCSGAIGTDGGGSVRIPSSLCGIVGLKTTFGRTDMTGVVCDAGTVEVASPLTSSVEDSVLLYSALAGSRPMDKLTLRPSPLCVPNLVSSENSKILQSVKVGKYTEWFHDVPDNEVSNTCEDALNLLCSTFGCQIEEIILPELEEMRTAHLVSIGSEAFSDMNAHYQAGRRTEMTLDTRASLALFKSFTSADYVASQCLRRRIMYYHMEAFKKVDVIATPTTGMTAPKIPPSALKGESDYVVSAKLMQFIFAGNLLGLPAISVPVGHDKQGLPIGLQLIGRPWGEASLLRVASAVEELCLKRRNRPSTFYDILKT; from the exons atgggcggcggatccggcggcagGGGGAAGGGGATGCCGCGCGCGATGGCGCCGGCGGAGGAGGTGGACGTCGCCGCCGTCCGGTACAGGCCGGCGGAGCTGCAGGCGCCGCACCTCATCGGCTTCCCGCTCCGGGCCTTCGTCTGGCTCCTCGAGTCGCCGCTCCTCGGGCCcctcctcacctccctcctcaagAAGCAGAACAACATGACGCAG ATGCTGCAGCGCACGGTGATCCCGGAGCGGCCCATGTTCTACCCGGAGTACCCGCCGCAGG AGCCTGAACGAGGGGTGTTGACCCTGGAGGAAGACAGGGACCCTGTGGACAGAGTTGAGGAGGCACTGAGTTGCCTCGTTCCGTATGACCCGTCGGGGCGTTTCACATCGACCGATGAGAAAAACCCCTTCCTCTACTGGAAGATCCGCGACTTTGCGTATGCGTACCGATCTGGGATCACGACGCCGTCAGCT GTTGCAGAGCTTGTCATAGCGGGCGTGGAGGAGTGGAACAACAAGAAGCCTCCGATGCCAATGCTGATCCATTTTAACGCCAATGACCTGAGGAAGCAAGCCGATGCTTCCACAAAGAGATTTGAGCAAG GAAGTCCAATTTCCGTTCTGGACGGGATCTTTTTCGCCGTTAAGGATGACATTGACTGCCTCCCATATCCATCAAAGA GTGCCACCACATTTTTTGACGAAATCCGCCCTGTGGAGAAAGACGCTGTCGCTGTTTCTCGTTTACGGAAATGTGGAGTGATCTTTATTGGGAAAGCAAATATGCACGAGCTAGGCCTTGGGGTCACTGGAAACAATCCAAACTATGG GACAGTAAGAAATCCACATTCAATCGATAGATATACTGGTGGTTCTTCGTCTGGGCCAGCTGCACTTGTCTCATCAGGGTTATGCTCAGGAGCGATTGGAACAGATGGCGGAG GCTCAGTTCGAATACCATCCTCCCTATGTGGCATTGTTGGTTTGAAGACAACATTCGGGCGCACAGATATGACTGG GGTCGTTTGTGATGCTGGGACAGTTGAAGTTGCTTCACCTCTTACATCATCAGTGGAGGATTCTGTGCTATT GTATTCTGCACTAGCAGGCTCTAGACCTATGGACAAACTTACTCTGAGACCT TCCCCGCTGTGTGTTCCTAACTTGGTGTCCTCCGAGAATAGCAAGATCCTGCAATCAGTGAAAGTGGGAAAATATACAGAG TGGTTCCATGATGTCCCTGATAATGAGGTCTCAAATACATGTGAAGATGCACTTAACCTCCTATGCAGCACCTTTGGATGTCAG ATAGAAGAGATAATCTTACCAGAGCTTGAGGAGATGCGTACAGCCCATCTTGTCTCTATTGGCTCAGAAGCATTCTCCGACATGAATGCCCATTACCAAGCAGG GAGGCGAACTGAAATGACGTTAGATACTCGAGCAAGTTTGGCACTTTTCAAGTCATTCACTTCAGCAGATTATGTTGCTTCTCAATGTCTGAG GAGAAGGATAATGTACTATCACATGGAAGCTTTCAAGAAGGTTGACGTCATAGCAACCCCTACAACCGG CATGACCGCGCCAAAAATACCACCAAGTGCTCTGAAAGGAGAGTCTGATTATGTTGTATCAG CCAAGCTGATGCAATTCATTTTTGCCGGGAACCTTCTTGGCTTGCCTGCCATTTCTGTTCCT GTTGGTCATGACAAGCAAGGCCTTCCTATCGGCTTGCAACTGATAGGCCGTCCGTGGGGCGAAGCTAGCTTATTGAGGGTGGCTTCGGCAGTAGAG GAGCTCTGCCTGAAGAGAAGAAATCGGCCATCCACATTTTACGACATCCTGAAGACCTGA
- the LOC123043269 gene encoding dihydrolipoyllysine-residue succinyltransferase component of 2-oxoglutarate dehydrogenase complex 1, mitochondrial, with translation MASRIASRLLRRSSPTLGLLRSYTHVRNYSSQLSGLIPAGPQSSKLTRRNYYFPNASPYQLWSRSFASDSGDKFEAVVPFMGESVTDGTLANFLKKPGDRVEADEAIAQIETDKVTIDVSSPEAGVIEKFIASEGDTVTPGTIVAIVSKSAAPAETHVAPSEEAPQKESPPAKAEEKSPKAEEKPTKVEPPKKQAPKPTPSKTSPTEPQLPPKERERRVPMPRLRKRIANRLKDSQNTFAMLTTFNEVDMTNLMKLRSDYKDEFVKKHGVKLGLMSCFVKAAVSGLQNQPIVNAVIDGDDIIYRDYVDVSVAVGTSKGLVVPVIRDADTMNFADIEKGINNLAKKATEGALSIDEMAGGTFTISNGGVYGSLISTPIINPPQSAILGMHSIVQRPVVVDGSILARPMMYLALTYDHRLIDGREAVYFLRRIKDVVEDPRRLLLDI, from the exons atGGCGTCCCGCATCGCCTCCCGCCTCCTCCGACGCTCCAGCCCC ACATTAGGCCTCCTGAGGAGCTATACACATGTCAGAAACTACAGCAGTCAACTTTCAG GTCTTATTCCAGCTGGTCCCCAAAGCTCAAAGCTGACAAG AAGGAACTATTACTTCCCAAATGCCTCTCCTTACCAACTCTGGAGTAGGTCATTTGCATCAGACAGTG GAGACAAGTTTGAAGCTGTTGTGCCTTTCATGGGTGAATCTGTAACTGATGGAACTCTTGCTAACTTCTTAAAGA AACCTGGCGATAGAGTTGAGGCGGATGAGGCCATAGCCCAGATTGAAACTGATAAG GTGACAATAGATGTTTCTAGTCCTGAAGCTGGTGTTATTGAAAAG TTTATTGCTAGTGAAGGTGATACGGTTACTCCAGGCACCATAGTTGCTATCGTATCAAAGTCTGCAGCACCCGCTGAAACACATGTTGCCCCATCTGAGGAGGCGCCCCAAAAAGAATCACCTCCAGCAAAAGCTGAAGAGAAATCACCAAAAGCAGAAGAGAAACCAACAAAAGTAGAACCTCCCAAGAAGCAGGCACCAAAGCCAACTCCTTCGAAAACCTCCCCTACAGAACCACAGCTCCCTCCAAAAGAGCGAGAGCGACGG GTGCCAATGCCCAGGCTTAGGAAACGCATTGCCAACCGTTTGAAGGATTCCCAGAACACATTTGCAATGCTGACCACATTCAATGAAGTTGACAT GACCAATTTGATGAAGCTGCGGTCGGACTACAAGGATGAATTTGTCAAGAAGCATGGTGTCAAACTGGGTCTGATGTCTTGCTTTGTCAAG GCTGCTGTTTCTGGGCTGCAGAACCAGCCAATTGTCAATGCTGTCATTGACGGTGATGACATCATATACAGAGACTATGTCGACGTTAGTGTTGCTGTTGGCACTTCCAAG GGTCTTGTGGTGCCGGTTATCCGAGATGCTGATACAATGAACTTTGCTGACATCGAGAAAGGGATAAACAACCTTGCAAAGAAGGCTACTGAGGGGGCGCTGTCAATTGACGAGATGGCGGGAGGAACATTCACCATCTCCAACGGTGGTGTCTACGGAAGCCTTATCAGCACGCCCATCATCAACCCCCCACAG TCAGCGATTCTTGGGATGCACTCCATCGTGCAGCGCCCCGTGGTCGTGGACGGCAGCATCCTCGCCAGGCCCATGATGTACCTCGCGCTGACATACGACCACAGGCTGATCGACGGCAGAGAGGCCGTCTACTTCCTGCGCCGCATCAAGGACGTCGTCGAGGACCCCCGGAGGCTGCTCCTCGAC
- the LOC123043271 gene encoding fatty acid amide hydrolase, with translation MGGKVKAMAPVEEVDVAAARYEPLVLRAPRLTGFSLRAFVWLLESPLLGPLVTSVLKKQNNMTQMLQHTVIPDRPMFFPEFPPQEPEKGVVILGEDREPVERVEEALQCLTPYDPSGRFTSSSDEKNPFLYWKIRDFAHAYRSGITTPSAVVEHVIAGVEEWNNKKPPMPMLIYFDADDLRKQADASTKRFAQGSPISVLDGIFFAIKDDIDCFPYPSKSATTFFDKIRPVEKDAVLVARLRKCGVIFIGKANMHELGIGVTGNNPNYGTVRNPHSIDRYTGASSSGPAALVSSGLCSAAIGTDAGGSVRIPSSLCGIVGLKTTFGRTDMTGMLCNAGTAAVASPLTASVEDSMLVYSALAGCRPMDKLTLRPLPLCVPNLVSSENNDILQSVKVGKYTEWFHDVSDIEISNTCEDALSLLRNTFGCQIEEIILPELLEMRTAHLVTIGSEGFCQLNAHYQEGRRTEMTLDTRGSLALFGSFTSADYVASQRLRRRMMYYHMEAFKKVDVIATPTTGITAPRIPPSALKGESDYIVSAKLMQFIVAGNLLGFPAITVPVGHDKQGLPIGLQLIGRPWGEASLLRVASAVEELCLKRRNRPSTFYDILKT, from the exons ATGGGTGGGAAGGTGAAGGCGATggcgccggtggaggaggtggacgTCGCCGCCGCGCGGTACGAGCCGCTGGTGCTGCGGGCGCCGCGCCTCACGGGCTTCTCACTCCGGGCCTTCGTCTGGCTCCTCGAGTCCCCGCTCCTCGGGCCACTCGTCACCTCCGTCCTCAAGAAGCAGAACAATATGACGCAG ATGCTGCAGCACACGGTGATCCCCGACCGGCCCATGTTCTTCCCGGAGTTCCCGCCGCAGG AGCCCGAGAAAGGGGTTGTGATCCTGGGGGAGGACAGGGAGCCTGTGGAGAGAGTGGAGGAAGCACTGCAGTGCCTCACTCCATACGACCCGTCCGGGCGTTTCACATCATCGTCCGATGAGAAAAATCCCTTTCTCTACTGGAAGATCCGTGACTTTGCACATGCGTACCGGTCCGGGATCACGACACCGTCAGCT GTTGTGGAGCATGTCATTGCGGGCGTGGAAGAGTGGAACAATAAGAAGCCTCCGATGCCAATGCTGATCTATTTTGACGCTGATGACCTCAGGAAGCAAGCTGATGCTTCCACAAAGAGATTTGCGCAAG GAAGCCCGATTTCCGTTTTGGATGGGATCTTTTTCGCCATTAAGGATGACATTGACTGCTTCCCATATCCATCAAAGA GTGCTACCACATTTTTCGACAAAATCCGCCCTGTGGAGAAAGACGCAGTCTTAGTTGCTCGCTTACGGAAATGTGGAGTGATTTTTATTGGGAAAGCAAATATGCACGAGTTAGGCATTGGGGTCACTGGAAACAATCCAAACTATGG GACAGTAAGAAATCCACATTCAATCGATAGATATACTGGTGCTTCTTCATCTGGTCCAGCTGCACTTGTCTCATCAGGGTTATGCTCAGCAGCGATTGGAACAGACGCCGGAG GCTCAGTTCGAATACCATCCTCCCTATGTGGCATTGTTGGTTTGAAGACAACATTCGGGCGCACAGATATGACTGG GATGCTTTGCAATGCTGGGACTGCTGCAGTTGCCTCACCTCTTACAGCGTCGGTGGAGGATTCTATGCTAGT GTATTCTGCACTTGCAGGCTGTAGACCTATGGATAAGCTTACTCTGAGACCT TTGCCGCTGTGTGTTCCTAACTTGGTGTCCTCTGAGAACAACGATATCCTGCAATCAGTGAAAGTGGGAAAATATACAGAG TGGTTTCATGATGTTTCTGATATTGAGATCTCAAATACATGTGAGGATGCACTTAGCCTCCTGCGCAACACCTTCGGATGTCAG atAGAAGAGATAATATTACCAGAGCTTTTGGAGATGCGTACTGCCCATCTTGTCACTATTGGCTCAGAAGGATTCTGCCAGCTGAATGCTCATTACCAAGAAGG GAGGCGAACTGAAATGACGTTAGATACTCGAGGAAGTTTGGCACTTTTTGGGTCATTCACTTCAGCAGATTATGTTGCTTCTCAACGTCTGAG GAGAAGGATGATGTACTATCACATGGAAGCTTTCAAGAAGGTTGACGTCATAGCAACCCCTACAACCGG CATTACTGCACCAAGAATACCACCAAGTGCTCTGAAAGGAGAGTCTGATTATATTGTATCAG CTAAGTTGATGCAATTCATTGTTGCGGGGAATCTTCTTGGCTTTCCTGCCATAACTGTTCCT GTTGGTCATGACAAGCAAGGCCTTCCTATCGGCTTGCAACTGATAGGCCGTCCATGGGGTGAGGCTAGCTTACTGAGGGTGGCTTCGGCAGTAGAG GAGCTCTGCCTGAAGAGAAGGAATCGTCCGTCCACATTCTACGACATCCTAAAGACCTGA